One Rhododendron vialii isolate Sample 1 chromosome 2a, ASM3025357v1 genomic region harbors:
- the LOC131316341 gene encoding disease resistance protein RPM1-like, whose amino-acid sequence MHGKKEQGSSSTHSDIAWYHCRGDALLLQEADLVGIDKPKSHLIQLLVDEDPRLKVLSIPGMGGLGKTTLTKKVCNDAIVKRHFQNHAWITVFESFKVKELLKDMIRVLFEKVRQPLPRGVDSMDANNLKGIINAFLQQKRYVLVLDDVWDIRAWEVLRIILPECNCGS is encoded by the coding sequence ATGCATGGCAAAAAAGAGCAAGGCTCAAGCTCTACTCATTCAGACATCGCATGGTATCATTGTCGTGGCGATGCCCTTCTACTCCAAGAAGCCGACCTTGTGGGCATTGACAAGCCCAAATCACACTTGATTCAGTTGCTAGTGGATGAGGATCCTCGACTCAAGGTGCTTTCTATACCCGGCATGGGCGGATTGGGCAAAACCACCCTTACAAAAAAAGTCTGCAATGACGCAATAGTGAAGAGGCACTTCCAGAACCATGCTTGGATCACTGTGTTTGAATCATTCAAGGTCAAAGAGCTTTTAAAAGACATGATTCGAGTTCTCTTTGAAAAAGTCAGGCAACCACTCCCACGAGGAGTGGACAGTATGGATGCAAATAACTTGAAAGGTATAATTAATGCCTTTTTGCAGCAAAAGAGGTATGTGCTTGTTTTGGATGATGTATGGGATATTCGTGCATGGGAAGTTTTAAGAATCATTCTTCCTGAATGCAATTGTGGCAGTTGA